A genomic region of Lagenorhynchus albirostris chromosome 18, mLagAlb1.1, whole genome shotgun sequence contains the following coding sequences:
- the GPR18 gene encoding N-arachidonyl glycine receptor encodes MPTTSYKMTTPHSQAQPGPSIDPYPDEYKTAALVFYSCIFITGLFVNVTALWVFSCTTKKRTTVTIYMMNVALLDLIFIMSLPFRMFYYAKGEWPFGEYFCQILGALTVFYPSIALWLLAFISADRYMAIVQPKYTKELKNTCKAMLACVGVWIMTLTTTIPLLLLYEDPDKASNPATCLKISDIIHLKAINALNFTRLIFFFLIPLFIMIGCYLVIIHSLLHGKTSKLKPKVKKKSIRIIITLMVQVLVCFMPFHICFAFLMLGGEENSYNPWGAFATFLMNLSTCLDVILYYIVSKQFQARVISVMLYRNYLRSVRRKSFRSGSLRSLSNINSEML; translated from the coding sequence ATGCCCACAACAAGCTATAAGATGACCACCCCTCACAGTCAAGCTCAACCTGGCCCTTCTATCGACCCGTATCCAGACGAATACAAAACAGCAGCCCTTGTCTTCTACAGCTGTATCTTCATAACTGGCTTATTCGTTAATGTCACTGCCTTATGGGTTTTCAGTTGTACCACCAAGAAGAGAACCACCGTAACCATCTATATGATGAATGTGGCACTACtggacttgatatttataatGAGCTTACCCTTTCGAATGTTTTATTATGCAAAAGGTGAATGGCCGTTTGGAGAGTACTTCTGCCAGATTCTTGGGGCTCTCACAGTGTTTTATCCAAGTATTGCTCTATGGCTTCTTGCTTTCATTAGTGCCGACAGATACATGGCCATTGTACAGCCGAAATACACCAAGGAACTTAAAAACACATGCAAGGCCATGCTAGCGTGTGTGGGAGTCTGGATAATGACCCTGACAACCACCATCCCACTCCTACTGCTCTATGAAGACCCAGATAAAGCCTCCAACCCTGCCACCTGCCTCAAGATTTCTGACATCATCCACTTAAAAGCTATTAATGCGCTGAACTTCACTcgactgattttctttttcttgattcctCTGTTCATCATGATTGGGTGCTACTTGGTCATTATTCATAGTCTCCTTCACGGTAAGACATCTAAGCTGAAGCCAAAAGTCAAGAAGAAGTCTATACGGATCATTATCACGCTCATGGTGCAGGTGCTCGTCTGCTTCATGCCTTTCCACATCTGCTTTGCTTTCCTGatgctgggaggggaggagaacagCTACAACCCGTGGGGAGCCTTTGCCACCTTCCTCATGAACCTCAGCACCTGTCTGGATGTGATTCTCTACTACATTGTTTCAAAACAATTTCAGGCTCGAGTCATTAGTGTCATGCTATACCGCAATTATCTTCGGAGCGTGCGCAGAAAGAGCTTCCGCTCGGGTAGTTTACGGTCCCTAAGCAACATAAACAGTGAAATGTTATGA
- the LOC132508897 gene encoding small ribosomal subunit protein bS18m-like isoform X1 encodes MAAMVALRSRLGRRTLTHFVTAAVCLTDSGAHAVLWRSCSQYKQATSNEDLPVPMENPYKEPLKKSILCGKRVDYKNVQLLSQFISPFTRCIYGRHIAGLCGKKQKEITKAIKRAQIMGFMPVTYKDPAYLKDPKVCNIKYRE; translated from the coding sequence ATGGCAGCTATGGTAGCCCTCCGCAGTAGGCTAGGAAGGAGAACGTTAACGCACTTCGTAACGGCTGCTGTCTGCCTCACAGATTCTGGGGCTCATGCAGTGCTGTGGAGAAGTTGTTCACAATATAAACAGGCAACCAGCAATGAGGACCTGCCTGTTCCAATGGAAAATCCTTATAAGGAGCCTCTGAAAAAATCTATCTTGTGTGGAAAACGTGTAGATTATAAGAATGTACAGCTTTTATCccagtttatttctccatttactAGATGCATTTATGGAAGGCACATAGCAGGTCTTTGtgggaagaaacaaaaggaaatcaCAAAAGCAATTAAGAGAGCTCAGATAATGGGGTTTATGCCGGTTACATACAAGGATCCTGCATATCTCAAAGACCCTAAAGTTTGTAACATCAAATACAGGGAGTAA
- the LOC132508897 gene encoding small ribosomal subunit protein bS18m-like isoform X3 — MAAMVALRSRLGRRTLTHFVTAAVCLTDSGAHAVLWRSCSQYKQATSNEDLPVPMENPYKEPLKKSILCGKRVDYKNQVFVGRNKRKSQKQLRELR, encoded by the exons ATGGCAGCTATGGTAGCCCTCCGCAGTAGGCTAGGAAGGAGAACGTTAACGCACTTCGTAACGGCTGCTGTCTGCCTCACAGATTCTGGGGCTCATGCAGTGCTGTGGAGAAGTTGTTCACAATATAAACAGGCAACCAGCAATGAGGACCTGCCTGTTCCAATGGAAAATCCTTATAAGGAGCCTCTGAAAAAATCTATCTTGTGTGGAAAACGTGTAGATTATAAGAAT CAGGTCTTTGtgggaagaaacaaaaggaaatcaCAAAAGCAATTAAGAGAGCTCAGATAA
- the LOC132508897 gene encoding small ribosomal subunit protein bS18m-like isoform X2 yields the protein MAAMVALRSRLGRRTLTHFVTAAVCLTDSGAHAVLWRSCSQYKQATSNEDLPLLSQFISPFTRCIYGRHIAGLCGKKQKEITKAIKRAQIMGFMPVTYKDPAYLKDPKVCNIKYRE from the exons ATGGCAGCTATGGTAGCCCTCCGCAGTAGGCTAGGAAGGAGAACGTTAACGCACTTCGTAACGGCTGCTGTCTGCCTCACAGATTCTGGGGCTCATGCAGTGCTGTGGAGAAGTTGTTCACAATATAAACAGGCAACCAGCAATGAGGACCTGCCT CTTTTATCccagtttatttctccatttactAGATGCATTTATGGAAGGCACATAGCAGGTCTTTGtgggaagaaacaaaaggaaatcaCAAAAGCAATTAAGAGAGCTCAGATAATGGGGTTTATGCCGGTTACATACAAGGATCCTGCATATCTCAAAGACCCTAAAGTTTGTAACATCAAATACAGGGAGTAA
- the LOC132508897 gene encoding small ribosomal subunit protein bS18m-like isoform X4 — translation MAAMVALRSRLGRRTLTHFVTAAVCLTDSGAHAVLWRSCSQYKQATSNEDLPVFVGRNKRKSQKQLRELR, via the exons ATGGCAGCTATGGTAGCCCTCCGCAGTAGGCTAGGAAGGAGAACGTTAACGCACTTCGTAACGGCTGCTGTCTGCCTCACAGATTCTGGGGCTCATGCAGTGCTGTGGAGAAGTTGTTCACAATATAAACAGGCAACCAGCAATGAGGACCTGCCT GTCTTTGtgggaagaaacaaaaggaaatcaCAAAAGCAATTAAGAGAGCTCAGATAA